CGGGCGATCTCCAAGCTGGGGAGTGCCTCGTAGGTTTGCAAGAGGGCGGCGGTGCGCTGGTCGTCGGGCAGAGCAGCAAAGGCGGCGGCGATGGCATGGTCGAGTTCGCGATGGCCGGCTTGCTGGTCGGGCGTGGGGCCGGGGCTGGAAAGTGTGTCCTCCAGAGCGGCGCCGGGGCTGGATTCGAGTTCCAGGGATATGGCGGGGTGGCGCAGTTTCCAGCGGGCCTGGTTGCGGCAAAGGCGGGTGGCGATGGTGTAGAGCCAGGTGGAAAAGCGGGCGCGGGTATCGTATTTCGCCCGGTGCTGGTAGATGCGGACAAAAGTTTCCTGGGCGAGATCGAGAGCGTCGGCTTCATTCTGGGTGTAGCGAAAAATGTGGCGGACGAGGGGTTGCTGCCAGCGGGCCATGAGGTCGTTGAGGGCGAGATCGTCGCCGTCGCGCAGTCGTTGCATGGCGTCGCTGTCGGCTGCGGCCAGCGCATCGGGCTCATTCATGGCGGCTGGAGGTCCAGCGATGGGGCATGCCGGGTTCGAGAATCTGCCTCTTCATCAGGCCAATGTAGCGATCGGCTTCACCGGGAGGCATAACGGCGGCGACGGCGTAGATGTGGGCGAGCATTTCTTGATGGCAGGTCGTCTGGAGCGCTGCGCTAGTCTGGAGGAGGGACGCCAGCTCCGGTGTCACCTCGCGCTGGGCAGCGATCTGACGGCTGATCTGGCTCTGGTTTTCAGAAATCTGCTGGCAATGAATAGCGCAAACCGGTGCGTAGGCGGCTTCGAGCTGGCCGATGCGTTGCGCCTGATTGTCATTGAGATGGAACTCGGATGTGAGCCAGGCCAGGGTGGGTTGGCTGGATTGGGAAAGCTCCCGGGCGGGGCGGATCATCGTCCTGTAACAAATGAAATAGGCGGACAGCCCAGCGACGATGGCCAGCAGAAGGATGCAGAGGAGACGTTTCATTTCCGGTCCATGCTGGCGAGATGCAGATAAGGGTCGATGGATTGCACATATTCCAGAGCCAGCTCGGCGCGGGTGCGATCCAACTGCGAAGCGGCGGAAAGCGATCCGATGCCAGCTCCGAGTAGCATCATGACCAATGTGGCCGCGGTGGCCAGGGGCCAGACAGGAAAATCGGGAGTGAGCCAGCGCATCCAAATGGAACTCCAATGGCTGGCGCGGGCGTTTTCCCGTTGCTGAATCCGAGCCCAGACATCGGCTTGGAACCGCTGGGGAATGGCTGGCTCGACTTTCCATTCCTGAAGGGTGTGGTCGAGAAGATCGGGAGTTTGCATGGGATGAAAATGGGGAAGAGGCAAAACCGGTCTGGCGTTTACCAAACCGGTCTTTGCCAGGGTAAGCTTTACTTTTTCTCGCAGGCGGTGCGGCAGGCTGGAGTGTCGGCGAGGGCTTTACTGCAGGCAACATTGGTGAAGCTGCCTTGTTTAGGAGTCGTGGTTACCGTCATGGTGGGGCAGTTGGGCTGCGTCTGGCTGACGGAATGGGTGTGTCCGGCGACGGGACGCTGAGCCGGCGTGTAGTCGTTGAAACCTGGGCGGGCTTGCAAGCCACTGAGGCTGAGGAGTCCGGCGAGGAGAGTGACGAGGGATATTGGAGTTTTCATGGGTTTTGTTTTTGTTTGTTGTTTTTGTTTGCGCAGGTGGTTTTGGAGCCTGCATCTCTTAACACCCCGCTGCGGACGAAAACCCTCGGAATTTTTTGAAGTTATTTTTCTCCAGAGATCCCGGTGACGCGTGCCATTTCGATGCGACTCGAATGAAAAGGACGCGGGGGCGGTTCCGTGCGAGGTTGGGGCCTTGCGGTTTACGGGATGAAGCGCCTCCATGCGGAGGGGGACGAAGTCTGGATTGCTCGCCTCCCTCCATGACTGCACCTCAAATCAACCGTGTCGCGTTCCTCGGCGATTACATGCCCCGGCAATGCGGCATCGCCACTTTTACCCGCGACATTTGCGAGGCGGTGGCGGCGAAATTTCCCAAGTGCGATTGTCTCGTCGGCGCGGTGAATGACCGGCCCGAGGGTTACGATTACCCGGCGCGCATCCGGTTTGAGATCGATGAAAAGGAGTTGGATTCGTATCGGCGCGCAGCGGATTTCCTAAACATCAACAACGTCGAAGTCGTCTCGGTGCAGCACGAGTTTGGCATTTATGGCGGCGCGGCGGGCAGCCATTTGCTGGCGTTTCTGCGCGATGTCCACATGCCGGTCGTGACGACGTTGCACACGGTCTTGCGCGAGCCCAGTCTCGAACAGCGCGCCGTCATGAAGCAGATCGACGAGCTTTCCAACCGCTTCATCGTCATGGCCGAGCGCGGGCGCGATCTCCTCGAGAACGTCTATGGCGTCGCTCCCGGCAAGATCGACCTCATTCCCCACGGCGTGCCCGATGTGCAATTCATCGACCCGGCGTTTCACAAGGATCAATTCGGAGTCGAGGGCAAGACCGTCCTCCTCACGTTCGGCCTGCTTTCGCCCAACAAAGGCATCGAGCACGTCATCGAGGCGCTGCCGGCGATTCTCGCACGTAATCCCAACGTCGTTTACATCGTGCTCGGAGCGACGCATCCGAATCTCGTGGCGCACGAGGGCGAGACCTACCGCCTGAAACTGGAGCGTCTCGCCAAGGATCGCGGCGTCGGCAGAAACGTCATCTTCTACAACCGCTTCGTCACCCACGAGGAACTCTCCGATTTCATTGGCGCGGCCGACATTTACATCACGCCCTATCTCAACGAAGCCCAGATCACCTCGGGCACGCTCGCCTACGCTTTCGGCGCGGGAAAAGCCATCGTTTCCACGCCCTACTGGCACGCGCAGGAGTTGCTGGCGGATGAAAAAGGCATCCTCGTTCCCTTTGCCAATCCCGCTGCCATCGCCGACGGCGTGAACCGGTTTCTGTCGGATGCCTCGCTGATGATCGCCACCCGCAAACGCGCCTGGAAGATGGGTCGCGAAATGATCTGGCCCGTCGTGGCGCGGCGTTACATGGAGAGTTTTCAAAAAGCCCGCGCCAGCCTGAGCGTGCCCGCGCGCAAGGCCTTTGCCGTGCGCACGCTGGAAAACCGCCCCTACGAATTGCCCAAGCTGAAGCTGGATCACCTCTTTCGGATGAGCGACAACACGGGCATCTTCCAGCACGCGATTTTCAACGTCCCGAACTATCGCGAGGGCTATTGCACCGACGATAATGCCCGCGCTTACATCCTGACTTTGCTCCTGCCGGAAATGACGACCCAGGTCGCCCAGCGCGACGTCGAGCAACTCGCCAGCACCTACATCGCCTTCCTCTGGGACGCCTTCGATCACCAGAGCTGCCGCTTCCGAAACTTCATGAGCCACCGGCGCGAATGGCTCGAGGATTACGGCTCCGAGGACAGTCACGCCCGTGCTCTCTGGGCCGCCGGCATGGCGCTCGGCCGCTCGAAAAACGACGGCCATCGCAATCTCTGCGCTCTGCTTTTTCAAAAAGGCCTCCCGATTGTCGAGACCTTCACCTCGCCCCGTGCCTGGGCCTTTTGCCTGATCGCGATGCACGAATATCTCCGCGCCTTTTCTGGCGACCGGACTGTGAATCAACTCCGCGACGTGCTCACGAAACGTCTCCAGGACCACTTCCATCACAATGCCGACGCGCAATGGCAGTGGTTCGAGTCCATGGCCACTTACGACAACGCCAAAATCTCCCACGCCATGATTCTGAGCGGCTACTGGACTTCCAATGGCGAGGTCTTTGAGACGGGTTTGAAATCGCTCCGCTGGCTGGTCGAATCGCAGACCGCCGAGTCGGGCCATTTCTCCCCCATCGGCTGCAACGGCTTCTGGAACAAAGGCGAGCCGCGCGCCCGCTTCGACCAGCAACCGCTCGAAGCCTACGCC
This is a stretch of genomic DNA from Chthoniobacterales bacterium. It encodes these proteins:
- a CDS encoding RNA polymerase sigma factor, whose translation is MNEPDALAAADSDAMQRLRDGDDLALNDLMARWQQPLVRHIFRYTQNEADALDLAQETFVRIYQHRAKYDTRARFSTWLYTIATRLCRNQARWKLRHPAISLELESSPGAALEDTLSSPGPTPDQQAGHRELDHAIAAAFAALPDDQRTAALLQTYEALPSLEIARILGCSAKAIEGKLYRARQFLREKLSPWVT
- a CDS encoding glycosyltransferase family 4 protein — protein: MTAPQINRVAFLGDYMPRQCGIATFTRDICEAVAAKFPKCDCLVGAVNDRPEGYDYPARIRFEIDEKELDSYRRAADFLNINNVEVVSVQHEFGIYGGAAGSHLLAFLRDVHMPVVTTLHTVLREPSLEQRAVMKQIDELSNRFIVMAERGRDLLENVYGVAPGKIDLIPHGVPDVQFIDPAFHKDQFGVEGKTVLLTFGLLSPNKGIEHVIEALPAILARNPNVVYIVLGATHPNLVAHEGETYRLKLERLAKDRGVGRNVIFYNRFVTHEELSDFIGAADIYITPYLNEAQITSGTLAYAFGAGKAIVSTPYWHAQELLADEKGILVPFANPAAIADGVNRFLSDASLMIATRKRAWKMGREMIWPVVARRYMESFQKARASLSVPARKAFAVRTLENRPYELPKLKLDHLFRMSDNTGIFQHAIFNVPNYREGYCTDDNARAYILTLLLPEMTTQVAQRDVEQLASTYIAFLWDAFDHQSCRFRNFMSHRREWLEDYGSEDSHARALWAAGMALGRSKNDGHRNLCALLFQKGLPIVETFTSPRAWAFCLIAMHEYLRAFSGDRTVNQLRDVLTKRLQDHFHHNADAQWQWFESMATYDNAKISHAMILSGYWTSNGEVFETGLKSLRWLVESQTAESGHFSPIGCNGFWNKGEPRARFDQQPLEAYATVSACLEAYGLTHDVYWQQAARLCFEWFLGRNDLGQPLYDSSTGGCRDALHQDRLSQNQGAESSLAFYLSLAEMRHAETVAPIQQIAL